The following DNA comes from Chiloscyllium plagiosum isolate BGI_BamShark_2017 chromosome 12, ASM401019v2, whole genome shotgun sequence.
atctacatgggaagtcctgGGCAGGTTGTTGGTGATCTCCACTCTGAGAAACTTGACGGTCTCAGCCATTTTCTCAGCTCTGATGTACATGGAGGCatatcctcctcctttcttcctgaagttgatgatcagttcttttgatttgccaacattgagagcgAGTTTCATTGCGCCATGACAtcacaccctctgtctccttcctgtattctgacacATCATTGTTGGATATCTGTCCTAActcagtggtgtcatcagcaaacttaatcattcggaatttggctacacagttgtgggtgtagcaggagtacagtagggaggcTAAGAACGCGTCCTTGGTCTGCTCCAGTTGTGAGGATTATAGTGGAGGAgatgctgttgtctatcttcactgattgccgTCTGTGGGTCATGAAGCCAAGGAGCCAGTTACAGAGGGTGGAGCTGTGACCTcggtctcagagttttgagatcagtctgtaGGGGATGatggtgttgaaggcggagctgtagtcaatgagtaggagtcTGTTGTAGGTgttcttgttgtccagatgttccagggatgagtataCGGCATGGGAAATGGCATTTGCATTGGACCtgtaggcaaattgcaggggatcaaGGCAAActgggaggctggagttcatGACCAgactctcgaagcacttcataattatggagccATTGGGCGGTAGTCATTATGGTATCTTTCATGTGCTTTCTTGAGTACTGGGATGGTGATGGTCTTATTGAAGCTGTTAGGGACTTTGACCTGTAGGAGGGAGAGCTTGATGATATCAGTGAATACCTCCTCCAGCTGGTCTGCGTAGGATCTATGTGCTCAGCCAGGGATCCCAGCCAGGCCTGTCGCCTTCCTTGGCTTGTTTCCCAGAAAGACCGAACTGCCGTTTGCAGCAATGACAGTGGACACCGCTGTGTCCAGGCACTCAGGGCTGGTGACACCGCGCCGCTGGTAGTCTGCTCAAATTTAACAGAGAAAGTATCGAGTGCATCAGCAAGGAATGTGTTTTGATCTGCTATCTTTCTCCGCTTCATTTTGAATCCCATTATGTTGTTTAGACCTCACCCCAGGTGGCTTGTGTCTATATGGTTGGTTTGGGCCTCTAACTTGGTCTagtactgcctcttggcatctctggAACTGTGGTAATGTAATCACTGTTAGTGTGTTCCTCTGCTGTGTTTTAGTGCTTCACTGGGAATTCCATCTGCTCCATGTTCTTTCACTATCAAATGGCCTTTCCTACCTCCTGTTGTTAGGTTGTGCTAAGGTATTGTATGTAGCATGCTGCAGAATGGACTCAGTGTCTTCAGCCTGAGTGTCAGTGTTTCTTAAGGAGATCCTCAAAGTGCTTCTTCCAGGGGACTCCAACTGCCTCTCTGTCTCTGAGCACCTTTCCATTTTTGGTCGGCAGTAGAGTGGGGTCCTGTGGCTATAGTTAGTCTTCACTGTGCTAAAGAAAGCATGCATGTACTGGAATTGCTGGATCTACTGAGGTGCTTTCTCCAACATCtgtttttggattttatttttgtgtgtCCGTGACCTTCAGCCATCTAGACAGCTGCTTGTGGTTCTCACGTTGTGGTGTTCTTTCATGTTCAGAAATGGTTGGCTCTTGAGGCCTGTCAGCTCCTGAATCTTCTAGTTATCCTCATCAAACCACTCTTGGTGTTTCATGATCAAGTGACCAAACATCCCTTCACGGGTGCTAATAATGGAGTCTTGGAGGGCAGACTCTGGATCACTGGGAATCATCAGGTTGGCAGTGAAGCACTGGTTCATTAGGGCTTTGAGCACTTCAGCGTTATTAATCCTGATGACAGACCAAATTAGCTAATATTTCATCCAGCATTGATCCAATTCAGGCCCAGGTGATATGTACACCTTTGTTCATTTGATACCTGTGCATGGTGAGGGTATTTCCATGAGGCCTTGTACTCCTCTTTCTGACACAAAGAAAGTCCTGGTTATGATAAGGCCATGTTCTAAGCCATTTGTCAGGAGTAGGGTATCATTGCTGTTGCAGATTATTCCTCCTCAGAAGTTTATTGTCCTTTTGGTTCAAAGGTTATCAAGAAGGATCAGTTTGCTGCCCGTTCGGTCTCAGGCTAGGGGCAGTTCGGAGTTGCTGCAGCATTCCTCTTTAGATTCCTCTGTAGCATCCAAGTTGGGGGCATACATGCTGAAGACCATAGCTCACTGGTTCTGGGCAAGAATTAGTCAAATGGTCATGAAGCAGTTGTTTATCCACTAAGGGGAATCTCTAAGATGGCCATCTGGTCCATTTTAAATGGTGAAGCCAGCCGGTTGAGGTAACACTCTTCATTGGTTTACCTTTTCAGAAGAATGTGTAACCGCCACCTTGTTCCTTGAGCTGGTCTTCCCCTGCCTGCCAGATCTCCTTTTTTTAAAGGACATAAGTGTCAACACCAAAACATCTAACCTCCCAGGCAATGATAGTAGACCATTCCAATCTGTCGCAGTTGGGGCTATCCATAAGCATCCTGATGTTCTAAATTCTGAACTTGATTTTGAGGGATGAAAGattactgtgtgtgaattaagaacataacaaagaacaaagaaaattacagcacaggaacaggcactttggccctccaagcctgcgccaattaCTTCAATGTTGGGTGGCCATTGTATACCAGCTCGCACACCGGGTTGGCCTTATATTGTGGCAAGTATGTCTAAGACGATTGAAGACCGTCTCTGCTGTGTGAGCCTAAGATATACAAACATACATTCCTcaatattaataaaaaaaacattgtccCAAAAGCAActaaataaattagaaataaaatttaaatgtaACAGGAAGGGGAAGTCTCATGTTAGTTTGGACTGAACTGAGATAATAATCAGTATTGACAGTTCCGGCTAGACTAATTATTGTGAGAAAGATTCCTCTTCAGTCTTTGAATCTGCAGTCAGCTTCCTGCAGGTGAGTATGGAAGTCAGCCAGAAGAATCTACTTTTCATTGAGCCATTGCAACACAGAGGAAGCTTTTGGGCCACCGTATGTCTTGTGGGGGTAGGCTGAGCCAGAAAACAAAGAACGGCCTACAGCCTGGAGTTTTCTAGCGTGCAGGAAACAGTACGATTCTTAGGTGGCCTGAGTGTGGGGCTGCTCTCCTTGCTCAACTAGACCTGAAGCCTGGGCCTCATTCACCCACACTGTTCCAACCATTTGAAACTGCAGCAAGGACCCCACACAgagttctagaatccctacagtgtggaaataggccattcagcccattgagtccacaccaaccctctgaagagcatccaacccagacccaccctcctaccctaCCCTATCTcaataaccctgtatttcccatggacaattcacctagtctacacatctttggatgatgggaggaaatcggagcacccagaggaaacccacacagacactgggagaatgtgcaaacccctaCACAGACCTGagggggtggaattgaatccgtggccctgccactgtgaggcagcagtgctaaccactgagccactgtgctgttcaTGGGCACTGTGCCCATgtattcattttgtttcaaagCTGGATGCATCACCCACAAGCTTTACAGTAGATTAAACAGATCTTTCACAGGTTATTAATCCCTAATACAAGGAGCAAGAAATCAGCCAGCTGCGTGTGGAGTATATTTAGCCATAAGAGTTTGGAGAGCTGAATAGACTTCACAAGAAGGGGTAAAGTCATGTACAACTATAGGCCgaaccactgaagttaaactttATATACTCTTTATACTCATATACTTTACTCTCCCAGATCACATTTAACGTTCTCCTCCACCTCCTTTAAGCTCCTCCTTAAAATCCACCTCCATATCCATAACTTTTAGACTTGACTATTCCTCGGGACCGAATTGAGCTGTTGAAGTATATGATAATGAACCATTCGGGTATGTTGTGATAAGCTATGGCATTACTTAATTCTTTCACAGCAGACATTTTATTTTCCCAGAACATGTAGGGTACAGCTCGATGAACTCTGAAAATTACACTCCGACTTTGAAAAGACAGGCTGATGAATAACTTCACAAAGTAACTGCTGTTATGTGAGAGTTCCTTCAAGCCTGAAATGCTTTAGTATGTAATGGTTTTAACTAGAAAAGACTTCTTGAGTAAACAATTTGATGTCTATTGCGTCAGTGCCGTTTACAAATGACATGAATGTAACCTTTATAACGACAGAGACTGGTAGGAATATACTAGTCCCAGGTATGTCTCCTATAACGTCCTCCTTTACTCTGTTCAGGGCTCTTTGATATAACCACAGTGTGTGGTGCTCACTCCACTCAAAGTTTTAACCCTTCCACATACAACAATGGAAGCTAATGAATTTAAATTGCTATCTATTAACTTCAAAAATGGCTGCTAATCAAGCATTCTCGAAAGTATGGCAGATAATATCTGTATTTCAAGTGAACAGTTTGACTTTTTCCCCTAATCCTAGTTGCATTATATCCATTAAATGTTACATTATTGCATCAAGTTAGGCAAGAATGATtacatcagaagtcacatgacaccaggttctagtccaacaggtttatttgaaatcacaagctttcaccaGGTGATGGAGtagcactccaaaaacttgtggttacaaataaacctgttggactataacctggagtcatgtgacttctgactttgtacaacccagtctaacaccagcacctccacatcagggatGATTGCAATCAAGGGTTTTTTTTGCTGTCCCTTGTGGATTAAGCAAAATCTGATTATATTTAATCTTAGTAAGTACCGTGAGATTGATCTCCGAATTACTGGCATTTATTCACATGAGCATGCTCACATGCAAGCTTTTGCAAAGATCCAACGGTCAGAAATGGGAAAGCTGCAACACATCTCGTGATTTCATAGTGAATCAATTCACTTCCAAGCTCTGACTTTGTAAATGCTTTTACTTCCTATCATTTGTGAGAATTTCTGATTGACTAGGAATTACACTGAATCCGATTGCCCTCTGAGTTTCAGCAATGCAAGGCCAGAGATTATAGGCCAGGAAATCCAAAGAAATAAATTCAAGATAAAGTGATGTAAATCCCTAAGTGGGTTCATGTCACCCAAGCACTTGCTCAAAATCATTTGAAATATTAAGTTGGTTTTAAAATCTAACATTCTTATTTCTGATTTTACAGCCTGATGGATCTAGCACGAGAAATGATTCGCGAGTCTCTACCAATCAAATGCTTGGAAGCTGTGATTTTAGGGATGTATCCTTTCCTTCgcagaaacattgaaaaataagTTAGAAAATTTGTCTGAAGAATAATCACATTGGACtccaagcattaactctgtttccatagttactgccagacctgctgagtttctgcacaCTTGCTGTTTTTAGTTAAGATCTCCcacatccgcagtattttgcatttatttgattttatttattattattattgtcccatgtactGAGATAGTGTTTTGCGTACTAACCAgatgaatcataccttacataagtacatcagggttaTAGAACATAAGATAGTGTTGCAGCTACAGTAAGGTTgaagagaaagatcaattctaatataCGAAGGGTCCATgtgtaagtctgataacagcagggaagaagctgtccttaaaCCTATTAGTATGTATTTTCAAAGTTTTGTTTCTTCTGCCCAAAGGAAGATAGTGAAAGAGTGTATAActagggtgggaggagtctttgattatgttggctgatttcccgaggcagtgggaagtatagactggatggaagactggttttcataatggactgggctgcggtcacaactctgtaatttcttagtcttgggcagagcagctgCCACAGTTTGACgcttctggataggatgctttctatggtgcatctataaaagttggtaagagtCATGTGGACTTGCTGCATTTCTTTAGCTTTCTGAGAAAGTAGAGAtgttgatgtgctttcttgattGTGTGTTGATGTTGATGGACCAGGACAGAGTGTTGGTGATATTTAATCTGAGGAACCTGACGCTGTCAACCATCTCCATTTCAGCCCCATTGATACCCACAGGAGCaggtcctccactctgcttcctgaagtcgatgaccggCTCCTTCATTTTACCGATTTTGAGGGAGGAATTGTTGCCTTTACACCAAGCCACTAAGCTGTCTAACTCTTTCCTggattctgtcttgtcattgctTGACATCCATctcactatggtggtgtcatcagcaaatttgtaaatggagttagaactgaatttggccacacagtcgtgaGCGTATAAGGAGCATTGTAatgggctgagtatgcagccttgcagggcactagtgttgaggattattgtggaggaggtgctgtcgCCTATTCTTATTGATTATAACCTGTGGGTCACGATGTCAAGGATCCATTTGTAGAGCAggggagcagagtcctaggtctTGTAGTTTGGAAATGAATTTAGTTGAAATTATGGTTTTGAAggtggagctaaagtcaataaataggagtctgaaatgggtgtccttgttatccaggtATTACAGGGACAAGTGTAGGACTAAGAAGATGACATCTGTGGACCTATTGTGACGATATTTATGCAGAAAATTCAAATTTATTGTCACAAGGAGGGCACGAGGACCCCAAATGGCTTGATGCAATTCTAGGCACATTTCTACTCACAACAAATAGTGCAAAGGTAAGGAAGTGAGTTCCGGGCATCCACCATACTCTTTGTTGGATATAAAAACAGCGATGACATTGAAGATCCTCTGAGGTGAGCTGGGGTTAGTTAGTTTAGTTTTAATTTGTTATAAAGCTGCAAAGTTTGGACATGTTTTTGGAGATTTTATTGTTTGATCTTAAGCCTCCAATTACATCCTGCTTTGTACAGATTCAATCATTTGAAATGCTTGGTGTACTCATTTTACATTGGCTTGTCATTGTAGACTGCCAATACAGCATCCACCCAAGGCCTAATGCCATTGCTATACCCCAGCCCACAGGTGAGTGACAATGAGAAGTAACCTCAGGGGAGGGCCCTTTATCACAGTGTCAGATCCTTCATTTCAGGCACAGAGTGCCTTTAAGTGAAAGCCATCATCTGGGAGAGCACAAGCAACTCTGCACAAGTTTATTTATCGTGCTCCCCAGAAGGCAAACACTCTGTTCACTGCTGGTTAATACCAGCAGGAGGATAAGGCTTTTTGAGTGAGTATTATTTGTTCACTTAAGGGCTTCAGTTAGAGTAGGAAGATTATGCATGAGCTTTCccatcagagaatccctacagtgcggaaaggaGAGGATCCACACCCAATACCctctgatcttattaaatggcccTCTGTTGCCAAACGCATCATAGGGGAGCGCATAAAATTCTGCCATCAATATCCTAAAGTCCTGGTGAAGGCATAGTCCTGTGATTTTCCTTAATTTTTGTGATCAGTTACCTCACCAACAATATGCCTGGAGTAGAGAGGTTTCCCATTAGCTTCAAAACTGAATTCTCAGGGAATTACTTCCGCCACATAGTGCTTGGAATCCACTATTCTGGACGCTTTGGAACACTGGGCATGAGTCGACGTGAGGACTTGATGTTCAAACCCCCAGTGTGCAGAACTTTAATTGATCTCATCTCAGAGTTCGAGAGTTcctacagaaaatgctggcataCGCTGAAGAAAGTCAAGATTGGACAGTATGTGTCCCATGACCCCCACAGTGTGGAACAGATTGAGTGGAAGCATTCAGTCCTTGACATAGAAAAGCTAAGTCGTGAGGAACTGCGCAAGGAGCTGGAGAGGCATACTCGGGACATGCGACTAAAGGtaaggaactggctgagaatccCCGTCAGATGCTGCCCACTCTAAATATGGAGTGTGTGATTATTGGGAAGAGTGTCTTCTTTAACCAATCCTGGAATTATGGCCATGTTATGGCTTGGAAGCCAAATAACAGACTCCTTAGGTTATTGGAGATTGTAGGGAAGTGGAGTGGACTTCCAGCCACcaagtagtgggcggcacggtggcacagtggttagcactgctgcctcacagcgtcagagacccgggttcaattcccgcctcaggcgactgactgtgtggaatttgcacattctccccgtgtctgcgtgggtttcctccgggtgctccggtttcctcccacagtccaaagatgtgcaggttaggtgaattggccgtgctaaattgcctgtagtgttaggtaaggggtaagtgtaagggtatgggtgggttgcgcttcggcggatcggtgtggacttgttgggctgaagggcctgtttccacactgtaagtaatctaatctaaaaaaaagtagtGAGGGGAAAGTATACAACTCTGGAGAAGCTGATTATGTTAATAGGAAAAAAAGAATAAAGGTCTAAAAGCCTACACCGTTCTTTTAACGGTGTTTATTGATCCAGTTTCAGAGTTCAAGACATTTTGCTCTTCATAATCATGCTTAGTTGATACAGACAGAGAAGCCTACTGTCAAATACTATCTCTAATCCCCTCATTGATGCCAAGACATCAGATTTGGGAAGAGAGAGGTGATCCTGAGAGAGGAGATGCATGATAAAAAAAATGGATATTGTGTAATTACTGCCAGGCTTTACAATAGTGGGAAGTTCCATTTTAAGCCTGGAAAGTCAAGAAGTCAATTCTGTGATAATGACATACCTCATTTCTTCTGTCCTCCACTACCCCTGTCCCACCCATTTGTCTCAGGTTATGAAGGGAACAACCGCACCATCATCCCCCACCCGTGACAGGAAGAAGGATTCATCATCACCCCATCGCAGTCAGTCAAGCCCGCATCGCAGGAATGGCCACAGTGAGAGACGGTAAGAGTCCTCCATTGTCTACCTGCAGCAGAACAAGCCTAATTCCTGAATTAAgcacaatttgatttgatttattattgtcaaagtgacaagtattgttttgcatgctaaccagacaaatcataccttacacatGTACATCAGCGTAATggagaatataatgttacagctatagagaaggtgcagagagacatCAGTACTAATACATGAGAgttccattcataagtctgataactgcAGGGAAGAAGCCGTTCTTAAATCTGTTGTATGTGTTTTCTGACGTTTGTATTTTCTGCCAACCCAACCTTCAAATCTACATGATTAAACCTGTTGCTGAAGTGTTTCTCATCTTCATACTAAAACAGGAATCAAAAGCCAGTCTGCTTTCCAAAAATAGTTGATTTCTGTCTTTTAGTTCATACAGTGGTTTGCTTTTATCCTTTCTAATCCACCCCGATTACTGGAGAAAACCAGCCTTTTCTTTATAAAAACACTTAAGGAATTCCTAAACACAGTTGTACTGAAAGTGGTTGTTTACATtcaaagtcatagaaatgtacagcacagaaacagacccttccatccaactcattcatgctgaccagatatccaaagtaaatctaatcccatttgccagcatttggcctatatccctctattcatacacccatctagatccttttaaatattgtaattgtaccagtcttcaccacttcctcttacagctcattccatacatagcaccaccctctgtgtgaaaaagttgccccttaggtcccttttaaatcttacccctctcacctaaaaccaatgtccgctagttctggactcccctaccctggggaaaccttgtctatttaccctatccatacgccttgtgattttgtaaacctctataaggtcacccctcagcctctgcgctccagggaaaacagccccagccgattccgcttctccttatagctcaaaccctccaaccctgacaacatccttgtaaatcttttctgaaccctttcaagtttcacaacatccttcctatagtagggagaccagaattgcacgcaatattccaacagtggcctaaccagtgtcctgtacagccgcaacatgacctcccaactcctgtactcaacactctgaccaataaaggaaagcataccaaacgccgccttcactatcctatctacctgtgactccactttcaaggagctatgaacctgcactccaagatctctttgttcagcaacactccccagcaccttaccattacatgtataagtcctgccctgatttgccttactaaGATGCAGtgcctcaaatttatctaaattaaactccatctgccactccttgacccatctgatcaagatcctgttgtactctaagataaccttttttgctgtccactacacttactaaaatgcagtgcctcacatgtatctaaattaaactccatctgccactccttgacccatctgatcaagatcctgttgtactctaagataaccttttttgctgtccactacacctccaattttggtatcatctgcaaacttactaattatacctcctatgttcacatccaaatcatttatataaatgacaaaaaacagggTAGTTTTCTAGTGTCACTCAAGGGTATAAACTCTTGTGGCAGgggttgggaaccagagcagtaggtcagcaagtGAAATGACCAAAGAGGAGTTAGAGACTAAGGCCAGTCAAAGgatttggaggctttggaaagagtACAggaaaggtttatcaggatgttgtctgggttggAGAGTGTTAGCTACAAGGACAGATTGGACAAACTTAATTTGCTTTTACTTGAATGTCAAAGGCTTGGGCACAATCTgctagaagtttacaaaatgatgacaggcatggacagaatggatagttgggagtcttttttttccagggtgaaacttgaaagggttccaaaaagatttacaaggatgttgccagggttggaggatttgaactatagggagaggttgaatagactagggctgttttccctggagcgtcagaggctgaggggtgatcttataaaatcatgaggggcgtggataggataaattgacaaagttttTCCTTTGAGGTGAGAGGGTCCAGAACTAGcgcacataggtttagggtgagaggggaaagatataaaagagacctaaggggcaactttttcatgcagaaggaggtatgtgtatggaatgaactgcagaggaagtggtggaggctggtacaattgcaacatttaagatgcatttggatgggtatatgaataggaagggtttggagggatatgggctgggtgttgccaggcaggactagattgggttaggatatctggtctgcatagacaagttggaccagagggtctgtttctgtgctgtatatctctatgaatctaattACTAGGAAACATAGGTTAAGGTATAGAAGGAAGGTTTAAAGGAAAtataagaggcaagtttttttttgcatagcGGGTGTTAAGTGCTTGGAACGAACTACCAgaggaggtgatagaagcagacacaatagcagcatttaagaggcatcttgatacATACGTGATCATGCAGTGTAGAGAGATATGGAGCATGTATAGTTTATTAGTTTAGAAAGTCAGTATGTGTCCGTGCAATCTTggtgggtctgttcctgtgctatactgttttttgttctttgtatttgTTGTTAACACATCTGCACCAGTCAATTTAGTCATCGTTATACAGTTATAGAAGAATtgcaatggtttaaaaaaaaattttaaaaaagttcatgCAACTTTCAACTTGGCAGAAATATTATGACATATTGCCAGCTAATCAAACTTATGCTCCTTATGAACTAAGCAGAAAGATGGCCAACACCACAAGCCTCTCAGATATGAATAGTGTTTTTTAAGGCCAAGAGGT
Coding sequences within:
- the vash1 gene encoding tubulinyl-Tyr carboxypeptidase 1, which translates into the protein MPGGRGDASIVRRRSASVGPVSVERNIQRDEDQGEDGDEEFRDEGVPFYINRGGLPVDEATWDRMWKHVAKIHPEGEKMVQRIRGMPYLPKVPMPCVPTFQLSTLVPDRLEAIQRYTRELQYNHTGTQFFEIKKNRPLTGLMDLAREMIRESLPIKCLEAVILGIYLTNNMPGVERFPISFKTEFSGNYFRHIVLGIHYSGRFGTLGMSRREDLMFKPPVCRTLIDLISEFESSYRKCWHTLKKVKIGQYVSHDPHSVEQIEWKHSVLDIEKLSREELRKELERHTRDMRLKVMKGTTAPSSPTRDRKKDSSSPHRSQSSPHRRNGHSERRSSGEKKTTEQKNLNDVGYQIRV